One Mycoavidus sp. HKI genomic region harbors:
- the infB gene encoding translation initiation factor IF-2 — MASNNVAQFAAELKMPAGVLLEQLRAAGVDKKSTDDSLSEADKARLLEHLRRAHGADDAEKRKITLTRKQVSEIRQSDATGKARTIQVEVRKKRVFVKRDENVSETRVSEPPVAEPNEVNEAELERRREDEARQQAELFARQAQEQQERQAQLAQEEAERKLREEAAEAERRRVEEEAAKQAAAKQAAAVQAAAVTQAAVVPTETSPQPSAEVLSQSTQQAPLTEKKPQVTEQKPQVAEQKPQTGQATVVRTGQRYVVRKASASAHEMVAKAPVDEAEIQRRRAAAEAEALAIREMMSTPRKAMRAVEPKPVVAPPPPPAAVAAKGTLHKPAKPAGATAVKKEVKKPVSVTATTDKKKPTKTSSWQDDAAKRRGIKTRGDASGGVDRGWRGGPKGGRKHHHDDRTSFQAPEPIVREVHVPETITAAELAHKMSVKASEVIKVMMKLGQMVTINQVLDQETAMIVVEELGHNALAAKLDDPEALLLEGDSYDAERLPRPPVVTVMGHVDHGKTSLLDYIRRAKVASGEAGGITQHIGAYHVETPRGVITFLDTPGHEAFTAMRARGAKATDIVVLVVAADDGVMPQTKEAIAHAKAGNVPIVVAINKIDKPGANEERVKQELVAQSVVPEEYGGDAPFMRVSAKTGEGIDELLEQILLQAEVLELTAPVTALAKGLVIEARLDKGRGPVATILVQSGTLKGGDIVLVGAAYGRVRAMLDENGKPTAQAGPSIPVEIQGLSEVPRAGEEVIVLPDERKAREIALFRQGKFRDVKLAKQQAAKLENMFDQMAEGEVQNLSLIIKADVQGSQEALTHTLTKLSTNEVRVQVVHAAVGGISESDVNLATASKAVVIGFNTRADAQARKLAEANGIDIRYYNIIYDAVDEMKAAMSGMLAPEKKEVISGLVDVRQVFRVPKMGAVAGCMVLEGWVKRSSQVRVLRNNVVIHTGELESLKRFKDDVREVKAGFECGMSVKNFNDILEGDQLEAFEITEVARTL; from the coding sequence ATGGCGAGCAATAATGTAGCTCAATTTGCCGCGGAGCTTAAAATGCCTGCTGGTGTGTTGCTAGAGCAATTACGCGCAGCGGGCGTTGATAAAAAAAGCACGGATGATTCGCTGTCGGAGGCCGATAAGGCCCGTCTGTTGGAGCATTTGCGCCGCGCCCATGGTGCGGATGATGCGGAAAAACGCAAAATTACGCTGACTCGTAAACAAGTATCGGAAATTAGACAATCTGACGCTACGGGTAAAGCTCGTACCATTCAAGTCGAAGTGCGGAAAAAGCGTGTCTTTGTTAAACGTGACGAAAATGTTAGCGAGACCCGTGTTAGCGAGCCCCCAGTGGCCGAGCCCAACGAAGTGAATGAAGCAGAGTTGGAGCGCCGCCGTGAGGATGAAGCGCGCCAGCAGGCTGAACTATTCGCTCGTCAGGCGCAGGAACAGCAGGAACGCCAAGCACAGCTTGCACAGGAAGAAGCTGAGCGCAAGCTTCGCGAGGAAGCCGCCGAAGCTGAGCGCCGTCGTGTCGAAGAGGAGGCTGCCAAACAAGCTGCTGCTAAACAAGCCGCTGCTGTACAAGCTGCCGCGGTAACTCAAGCAGCAGTAGTGCCAACTGAGACTTCGCCGCAGCCCTCGGCAGAGGTACTGAGCCAATCGACTCAGCAGGCGCCACTCACAGAGAAAAAGCCGCAAGTCACAGAGCAAAAACCGCAAGTCGCGGAGCAAAAACCGCAAACTGGGCAAGCAACTGTCGTGCGGACTGGGCAGCGCTATGTAGTTAGAAAAGCCAGCGCTAGCGCACATGAAATGGTCGCAAAAGCGCCCGTTGATGAAGCGGAAATCCAACGCCGGCGCGCTGCTGCTGAGGCAGAGGCACTTGCCATTCGAGAAATGATGAGCACGCCGCGTAAAGCAATGCGCGCGGTTGAACCCAAGCCAGTGGTAGCGCCGCCACCGCCGCCGGCAGCGGTGGCTGCCAAAGGGACCTTGCATAAACCTGCAAAACCAGCAGGTGCAACAGCGGTCAAAAAAGAAGTTAAAAAACCAGTCAGTGTCACCGCGACCACGGATAAAAAGAAACCGACCAAAACATCGAGTTGGCAAGACGATGCGGCCAAGCGCCGTGGCATCAAAACTCGAGGTGATGCGAGCGGCGGTGTCGACCGTGGCTGGCGCGGAGGCCCTAAAGGCGGGCGCAAGCATCATCATGATGACCGTACGTCTTTTCAAGCGCCAGAGCCTATTGTGCGCGAAGTTCATGTGCCTGAGACCATTACCGCGGCAGAACTTGCGCATAAGATGTCCGTGAAGGCTTCTGAAGTGATTAAAGTCATGATGAAGCTAGGCCAGATGGTGACCATCAACCAAGTGCTGGATCAAGAAACAGCAATGATCGTGGTTGAAGAGTTGGGCCATAATGCGCTAGCGGCTAAGCTTGATGATCCAGAAGCATTGTTGTTAGAAGGCGATTCATATGATGCGGAGAGATTGCCACGGCCGCCGGTCGTGACGGTCATGGGCCATGTGGATCACGGTAAAACCTCACTGCTTGATTATATTCGCCGAGCTAAAGTCGCCTCCGGCGAGGCAGGAGGCATTACCCAGCACATTGGCGCCTATCATGTTGAAACGCCACGCGGGGTTATTACCTTCCTTGATACGCCTGGCCATGAGGCCTTCACCGCCATGCGCGCACGCGGCGCGAAGGCTACGGATATCGTCGTGTTGGTCGTAGCGGCCGATGATGGCGTGATGCCACAAACCAAAGAAGCAATTGCTCATGCTAAAGCAGGCAATGTGCCGATTGTGGTCGCGATCAATAAAATCGACAAACCTGGCGCGAATGAAGAACGTGTCAAGCAAGAGTTGGTCGCCCAAAGTGTAGTTCCCGAAGAATACGGTGGCGACGCTCCGTTTATGCGTGTTTCCGCTAAAACGGGAGAGGGTATTGATGAATTGCTTGAGCAAATTTTACTGCAGGCGGAAGTACTTGAATTAACTGCACCCGTCACAGCCTTGGCTAAGGGTTTAGTGATTGAAGCACGCTTGGATAAAGGGCGCGGACCGGTAGCAACGATTTTAGTGCAATCAGGTACCTTAAAAGGTGGCGATATTGTGCTCGTGGGCGCGGCTTATGGCCGTGTGCGCGCTATGCTGGACGAAAATGGTAAGCCAACGGCGCAAGCAGGCCCTTCCATTCCGGTTGAAATTCAAGGGCTATCCGAAGTGCCGCGCGCTGGCGAAGAAGTAATCGTCTTGCCAGATGAACGTAAAGCACGTGAGATTGCACTCTTTCGTCAAGGTAAATTCCGTGATGTTAAGCTAGCCAAACAGCAAGCTGCGAAGCTTGAAAATATGTTTGATCAAATGGCTGAAGGTGAGGTCCAAAACCTGTCCTTGATCATCAAAGCAGATGTGCAAGGTTCGCAAGAAGCACTAACGCACACGCTGACAAAACTGTCCACCAACGAAGTGCGGGTACAAGTTGTGCATGCAGCCGTGGGCGGCATTAGTGAGTCGGATGTAAACCTGGCGACTGCCTCTAAAGCGGTGGTGATCGGCTTTAATACGCGTGCTGATGCTCAAGCGCGTAAACTTGCCGAAGCCAACGGTATTGATATTCGCTACTACAATATCATTTACGATGCCGTCGACGAAATGAAAGCGGCCATGTCAGGCATGCTTGCGCCAGAGAAAAAAGAAGTGATTTCTGGTCTGGTCGATGTGCGGCAGGTATTTCGTGTGCCTAAGATGGGTGCGGTTGCTGGTTGCATGGTGCTCGAAGGGTGGGTTAAACGCTCGTCTCAGGTACGTGTATTACGCAACAA
- the nusA gene encoding transcription termination factor NusA: MSREVLMLVDALAREKNVSKEVVFVALEAALASATKKLYNEDVEIRVAINRSNGSHESFRRWLVVPDEAGLQEPDKQVLLFEALEQIPDIEVDDYLEELVESIGFGRIGAQAAKQVILQRIRDAEREQILNDFLERGEVIMTGTIKRLDKGNLIVESGRVEGVLRRDQLIPRDNLRVGDRVRAWLLKVDRTARGPQIELSRTAPEFLMKLFDIEVPEIEQGLLEIKSAARDPGTRAKIAVVAYDKRIDPIGTCVGIRGSRVQAVRNELGGENIDIVLWSEEPAQFVINALAPAVVQSIMVDEEKHAMDVVVDDAELAVAIGRSGQNVRLASELTGWQINIMTPDESADKQAQERSGLRDLFMARLDVDEEVADILLDEGFASLEEVAYVPLNEMLEIEALDEATVHELRNRGRNALLTMAIANEEEVENIALDLKTLEGMNPDLLSKLAAHQIQTRDELAELDTSELIEIAAMDEELAKALIMKAREHWFE, translated from the coding sequence ATGAGTCGCGAAGTATTGATGCTGGTAGATGCGCTCGCCCGCGAAAAAAACGTGAGTAAAGAGGTTGTCTTTGTCGCGCTTGAGGCGGCCCTCGCTTCAGCCACCAAGAAGCTTTACAATGAAGATGTAGAGATTCGGGTGGCCATTAACCGTAGCAATGGGTCTCATGAATCTTTTCGTCGTTGGCTGGTGGTGCCGGATGAGGCGGGCTTGCAAGAACCCGACAAACAGGTTCTGTTGTTTGAGGCACTTGAGCAAATCCCGGATATCGAAGTCGACGATTATCTTGAAGAGTTGGTTGAATCGATTGGCTTTGGCCGGATTGGCGCGCAAGCAGCTAAACAAGTCATCCTACAAAGGATTCGCGATGCCGAGCGCGAGCAGATCCTGAATGATTTTCTGGAGCGCGGCGAAGTCATCATGACCGGTACTATCAAGCGGCTTGATAAAGGCAACTTGATTGTTGAGTCAGGGCGTGTTGAAGGGGTGTTGCGTCGTGATCAACTGATTCCACGGGATAATCTCCGAGTCGGTGATCGCGTCCGGGCTTGGCTGCTTAAGGTTGACCGTACCGCCCGCGGCCCGCAGATCGAACTCTCGCGCACAGCGCCAGAATTTCTGATGAAATTATTTGATATCGAAGTGCCTGAGATCGAGCAAGGTTTGCTTGAAATTAAATCGGCAGCGCGCGATCCAGGCACACGTGCAAAAATCGCGGTGGTTGCCTATGATAAAAGAATCGACCCGATTGGCACGTGCGTTGGCATTCGTGGCTCGCGAGTGCAAGCCGTCCGCAATGAACTTGGCGGCGAAAATATCGATATCGTACTTTGGTCGGAAGAGCCAGCCCAATTTGTCATTAATGCCTTGGCGCCAGCGGTCGTGCAGTCGATCATGGTGGATGAAGAAAAACATGCAATGGATGTGGTTGTAGACGATGCTGAATTGGCGGTTGCAATTGGTCGTAGTGGGCAGAACGTGCGTTTAGCCAGTGAGCTTACCGGTTGGCAAATCAATATCATGACGCCAGACGAGTCGGCTGACAAGCAAGCGCAGGAACGTTCAGGTTTGCGTGATTTATTTATGGCCCGTTTAGATGTCGATGAAGAAGTCGCTGACATTTTACTGGATGAAGGCTTTGCGAGCCTCGAAGAAGTGGCTTATGTACCGCTGAACGAAATGCTTGAAATTGAGGCATTGGATGAAGCTACGGTACATGAGTTGCGTAACCGGGGACGTAATGCATTGTTGACTATGGCGATTGCAAACGAAGAGGAAGTTGAAAATATCGCCCTTGATTTGAAAACGCTTGAAGGCATGAATCCCGACTTGCTTTCAAAACTGGCTGCGCACCAGATCCAAACGCGTGATGAATTAGCGGAATTGGATACCAGCGAGCTCATTGAGATCGCTGCAATGGATGAAGAACTTGCGAAAGCTTTAATCATGAAAGCACGCGAACACTGGTTCGAATAA
- the rimP gene encoding ribosome maturation factor RimP — translation MQLIETTVNGLGYELVDIEYGARGVLRVFIDQAAGIKIEDCAKVSHQLQHVLTVENVDYERLEVSSPGLDRPLKKLADFERFAGSEAVVTLKRTLDGRKQYRGILQQPQGETMKLQFEGKEGLTVLDFTLADLDKARLVPQIEF, via the coding sequence GTGCAACTGATAGAAACTACAGTCAATGGACTGGGTTATGAACTGGTTGATATTGAGTATGGCGCGCGTGGTGTGTTGCGTGTCTTTATTGATCAAGCAGCGGGTATTAAGATTGAGGATTGTGCAAAAGTGAGCCACCAACTGCAGCATGTGCTGACGGTTGAGAATGTGGATTATGAGCGCCTTGAAGTGTCCTCGCCAGGATTAGATCGGCCACTAAAAAAATTGGCTGATTTTGAGCGTTTTGCGGGCAGTGAGGCAGTCGTCACACTGAAAAGAACGCTGGATGGCCGTAAGCAATACCGAGGTATTTTGCAGCAACCTCAAGGTGAAACCATGAAGTTGCAATTTGAAGGCAAAGAAGGGTTAACGGTACTAGATTTTACCTTAGCTGACCTTGATAAGGCTCGCCTTGTGCCGCAAATAGAATTTTAG
- the thiC gene encoding phosphomethylpyrimidine synthase ThiC, with the protein MTTTNTKPKFISATALVDSAAIEALPNSTKIYVTGSRADLRVPMRKISQADTPSSFGAEKNPPLFVYDTSGPYTDPQAKIDIRCGLAALRDTWIEERGDTEALPQPSSRFGREHTAEKSHTESQFTGSKRVPRCAKAGANVTQMHYARQGIITPEMEFIAIRENQCRAEYLANLRSSGPQGERLAALLGRQHPGQAFGAALSSQPGSVNNTYEITPEFVRDEIARGRAIIPANINHPELEPMIIGRNFLVKVNANIGNSALGSSIGEEVDKMTWAIRWGADTVMDLSTGKNIHETREWILRNSPVPIGTVPIYQALEKVNGKAEDLTWEIFRDTLIEQAEQGVDYFTIHAGVLLRYVPMTAKRMTGIVSRGGSIIAKWCLAHHRESFIYEHFEEICAIMKAYDVSFSLGDGLRPGSIYDANDEAQLAELKTLGELTQVAWKHDVQVMIEGPGHVPMQLIKENMELQLDWCDEAPFYTLGPLTTDIAPGYDHITSGIGAAMIGWFGTAMLCYVTPKEHLGLPNKNDVKEGMITYKLAAHAADLAKGHPGSQIRDNALSKARFEFRWEDQFNLGLDPDKAREFHDETLPKDSAKVAHFCSMCGPHFCSMKITQDVREYAAKAGISNEQALAQGQTEKAIEFRRSGAEIYQRD; encoded by the coding sequence GTGACAACTACGAATACTAAACCAAAATTCATTTCCGCCACCGCGCTTGTTGATAGCGCGGCGATTGAGGCTTTGCCTAATTCAACCAAAATTTATGTGACTGGCTCACGGGCCGACCTGCGCGTACCCATGCGCAAGATTTCACAAGCCGATACTCCAAGCAGCTTCGGTGCCGAAAAAAATCCGCCGCTGTTCGTCTACGATACCTCGGGGCCCTATACTGATCCGCAGGCCAAGATTGATATCCGCTGCGGTTTGGCGGCCTTGCGCGACACTTGGATTGAGGAACGCGGCGATACGGAAGCGCTGCCGCAACCTAGCAGCCGCTTTGGCCGCGAACATACGGCTGAGAAAAGCCATACGGAGTCACAATTTACCGGCTCCAAGCGCGTGCCACGGTGCGCCAAAGCAGGCGCCAATGTTACTCAGATGCACTATGCGCGGCAGGGCATTATCACCCCTGAAATGGAGTTTATCGCCATCCGCGAGAACCAATGCCGCGCCGAATATCTAGCCAACCTACGCAGCAGTGGCCCACAAGGCGAGCGGCTCGCCGCCTTACTCGGCCGCCAACATCCAGGGCAGGCTTTTGGTGCGGCCCTGTCGAGCCAGCCAGGCTCAGTTAACAACACCTATGAAATTACGCCGGAATTTGTGCGCGACGAAATCGCCCGCGGCCGAGCCATCATCCCTGCCAATATCAATCACCCCGAACTCGAGCCGATGATCATCGGCCGCAATTTCTTGGTCAAAGTCAACGCCAATATCGGTAATTCAGCTCTGGGCTCATCAATTGGTGAAGAGGTCGATAAAATGACCTGGGCCATCCGGTGGGGTGCAGATACGGTGATGGATTTGTCGACCGGCAAAAATATTCATGAAACCCGTGAATGGATTCTGCGCAACAGCCCCGTCCCTATTGGCACCGTACCCATTTACCAAGCGCTTGAAAAAGTCAATGGCAAAGCCGAAGACTTAACCTGGGAAATTTTTCGCGACACCTTGATTGAACAGGCTGAACAAGGGGTAGATTACTTCACCATTCATGCCGGCGTGCTACTGCGCTATGTGCCAATGACCGCCAAGCGCATGACCGGCATTGTGTCGCGTGGCGGCTCCATTATTGCCAAATGGTGTCTGGCGCATCACCGCGAAAGCTTTATTTACGAGCATTTTGAAGAAATTTGCGCCATCATGAAAGCCTATGACGTCAGTTTTTCGCTCGGCGATGGACTGCGTCCCGGTTCGATTTACGATGCTAATGATGAGGCTCAATTAGCCGAATTAAAAACGCTCGGCGAGCTCACCCAAGTCGCCTGGAAGCATGATGTGCAAGTCATGATTGAGGGTCCAGGCCATGTGCCGATGCAGTTAATCAAAGAAAATATGGAGTTGCAACTCGATTGGTGCGACGAAGCGCCCTTTTATACGCTGGGACCGCTCACCACCGATATTGCGCCAGGCTACGATCACATTACGTCAGGCATTGGCGCCGCTATGATTGGCTGGTTTGGCACCGCCATGCTCTGTTATGTCACCCCCAAAGAGCATCTAGGTCTGCCCAATAAAAATGATGTAAAAGAAGGCATGATCACGTATAAACTCGCCGCTCATGCCGCAGATTTGGCCAAAGGGCATCCAGGCTCACAGATTCGCGATAATGCGCTGTCGAAGGCGCGTTTTGAGTTTCGTTGGGAAGATCAGTTTAATCTGGGCCTAGACCCCGATAAAGCGCGTGAATTTCATGATGAAACACTGCCTAAAGACTCCGCCAAAGTCGCGCATTTCTGTTCAATGTGCGGGCCACACTTTTGCTCCATGAAAATCACGCAAGATGTCCGTGAATACGCTGCCAAAGCAGGGATTTCGAACGAACAGGCGCTGGCTCAAGGCCAAACCGAAAAGGCGATTGAATTCAGGCGCAGTGGGGCAGAAATTTATCAGCGTGATTAA
- a CDS encoding DMT family transporter produces the protein MTKGFLLAFLAAFCWGASIVLSKAGLEQMDAGTLFFFQILSATLFSWAVLLISRNRLTLNRPALWAYATGIFEPFLAYILTLYGLEKVPAGAASVIFSLESAMILILSVLILKVKVKSAGTFILLLVGALAGSLLVVFPETGNPRGSFSGYLLIFAGVLSAAFCVVISSRLVKSMNPLQLLTGQLTYAAILAPVFLFFSGASLRLPKGAVLLVIASGTMQYFLAFILYLYSLKWVEVHIAGVMLYFVPVIALLLSWVFLDETLSAVQTAGVVLTIGSVFFLSRKYEH, from the coding sequence ATGACAAAAGGTTTTCTCCTTGCCTTCCTGGCCGCATTCTGCTGGGGTGCCTCCATAGTCCTGAGCAAAGCTGGCTTGGAGCAGATGGATGCCGGAACACTATTCTTCTTCCAAATCCTCTCAGCGACACTGTTCTCCTGGGCTGTGCTGCTGATTAGCAGGAACCGCCTGACGCTGAACCGTCCAGCGCTCTGGGCGTATGCCACAGGTATCTTTGAACCCTTTCTGGCCTATATTTTGACCCTGTACGGGCTTGAGAAGGTTCCGGCCGGTGCGGCATCGGTGATTTTCTCCCTTGAATCAGCCATGATCCTGATACTTTCCGTGCTGATACTGAAGGTGAAAGTTAAGTCAGCGGGAACGTTTATTCTGCTGCTTGTCGGTGCTCTTGCGGGGAGCCTCTTGGTTGTATTCCCAGAAACCGGTAATCCTAGAGGAAGTTTTTCCGGGTATCTGCTGATTTTCGCCGGTGTACTGTCAGCCGCGTTCTGTGTGGTGATTTCATCCAGGCTGGTTAAGTCAATGAATCCCCTTCAACTGCTCACCGGCCAGCTGACGTATGCGGCCATTCTGGCTCCGGTGTTCCTGTTTTTTTCCGGAGCAAGCCTGCGTCTGCCGAAGGGGGCCGTTCTGCTGGTTATTGCATCGGGAACCATGCAGTATTTTCTGGCCTTCATTCTTTATTTGTACTCGCTTAAATGGGTGGAAGTACACATCGCCGGCGTGATGCTTTACTTCGTTCCGGTAATCGCACTTTTACTGTCATGGGTGTTTCTGGATGAAACGCTGAGTGCGGTTCAGACAGCTGGAGTAGTGCTTACTATAGGTAGTGTGTTTTTTCTTAGCCGTAAATACGAGCACTAA